In a genomic window of Pontibacter liquoris:
- a CDS encoding nitroreductase family protein yields MEDHYQHIAHIIRNRRTTKPAAMNGQRVPDEQVWQLLALADWAPTHGHTEPWRFIVYAGPKVKVFCEAHADLYLQETLPDQYHESKYEKLLHMGDQASHVLVAYMQRGNLPKIPALEEIAATSCAIQNLLLGATALGIASYWGSGGMAYHPAMKTMLQLREEDVVLGILYLGYSDKPQSDGKRQIPLDEKVVWQE; encoded by the coding sequence ATGGAAGATCACTATCAGCACATTGCGCACATCATCCGCAACCGCAGAACCACCAAGCCAGCCGCCATGAACGGGCAGCGTGTCCCCGATGAGCAGGTATGGCAGCTACTGGCCTTGGCCGATTGGGCTCCGACGCACGGACACACCGAACCGTGGCGGTTTATCGTTTATGCCGGCCCGAAAGTGAAGGTTTTCTGCGAGGCCCACGCCGATCTTTACCTGCAGGAAACCCTGCCTGATCAGTATCATGAAAGTAAGTATGAGAAGCTGCTGCACATGGGCGATCAGGCCTCGCATGTGCTGGTAGCCTACATGCAACGCGGCAACCTGCCTAAGATCCCGGCCCTGGAGGAGATTGCCGCTACCTCCTGTGCCATCCAGAATTTGCTGCTGGGCGCCACCGCCCTGGGTATCGCCTCCTACTGGGGCTCTGGCGGTATGGCCTATCATCCGGCCATGAAAACCATGTTACAGCTCCGCGAAGAGGATGTGGTGCTGGGCATTTTATACCTTGGCTACTCCGACAAACCACAGTCCGATGGCAAACGCCAGATCCCACTGGACGAGAAAGTGGTGTGGCAAGAGTAA
- a CDS encoding PAS domain-containing protein: MDYNKLFRNIPEAIVVLSPGYKILDASDRYLAVTMRTREQIVGRHFLLEAFPDKDRSYEDNPVRQVLDKTCRTKQTEYLEVIRYDLPKPAEEGGGYDTRYWEAAHTPVLDEDGNVSYIIQRTSDVTEREVAKLALTQSEEKFRFMAETLPQLIFTTDPKGNYTYFNQRWTRFTGLPVKELLGSDWKQLVHPEDLPLVEQKWTEALQQESELQVEYRLKENDGNYRWCLCRVLPMTNDAGRILMWVGSVTDIHHTRQMVQELLTANEQMAHLSDQVQSAYTKAEKERKTLERLIMQAPAIFCVLEGPQHRFELVNAKYQQLFPNRRLVGKPVAEALPEVVEQGFIQLLDEVYNTGKDFVAEEVQVKIDRQDTGLLEDIYLTFSYQPIFEDDKITGILVFANDVTRQVKYKQKLQELESAHHDTRQE; this comes from the coding sequence ATGGACTATAACAAACTATTCCGCAATATCCCTGAAGCGATCGTCGTGCTATCGCCTGGGTATAAAATTCTGGATGCCAGTGACCGGTACCTGGCCGTGACCATGCGCACACGGGAGCAGATCGTGGGGCGACATTTTTTGTTGGAGGCTTTTCCGGACAAAGACCGCTCTTACGAAGACAACCCGGTGCGGCAGGTGCTCGACAAAACCTGCCGCACAAAGCAGACCGAATATCTGGAAGTGATTCGGTACGACCTGCCGAAACCGGCCGAAGAAGGCGGCGGCTACGACACCCGCTACTGGGAAGCGGCCCATACTCCTGTGCTGGATGAAGATGGAAATGTGAGCTACATCATCCAGCGCACCTCCGATGTAACCGAGCGGGAAGTGGCCAAGCTAGCCTTGACGCAAAGCGAGGAGAAATTCCGGTTTATGGCTGAAACCTTGCCCCAGCTGATCTTTACCACAGATCCGAAGGGTAACTATACGTACTTTAACCAGCGCTGGACCAGGTTCACAGGCTTGCCCGTAAAAGAGCTCCTCGGCTCAGACTGGAAGCAGCTGGTGCACCCCGAGGACTTGCCCCTTGTAGAACAAAAATGGACTGAAGCGCTGCAGCAGGAATCGGAATTGCAGGTGGAATATCGCCTGAAAGAGAATGACGGCAACTACCGCTGGTGCCTGTGCCGCGTACTGCCCATGACGAACGATGCCGGCCGGATACTGATGTGGGTGGGCAGCGTCACCGACATCCATCATACCCGCCAGATGGTACAGGAGCTGCTAACTGCCAACGAGCAGATGGCGCACCTGTCTGACCAGGTGCAGAGCGCCTACACCAAAGCTGAAAAAGAGCGGAAGACCCTGGAACGGCTGATTATGCAGGCGCCGGCCATTTTCTGTGTTTTGGAAGGGCCCCAGCATCGGTTTGAGCTTGTAAATGCCAAGTATCAGCAGCTTTTCCCGAACCGGCGACTGGTAGGCAAACCCGTTGCCGAGGCGCTGCCCGAAGTGGTGGAGCAGGGCTTTATACAGCTGCTGGATGAGGTGTATAACACCGGAAAGGATTTTGTAGCCGAAGAAGTACAGGTTAAAATCGACCGGCAGGACACCGGGCTGCTGGAGGATATTTATTTGACGTTTAGCTACCAGCCCATTTTTGAGGACGACAAAATAACAGGCATTCTGGTGTTTGCCAACGATGTAACCCGGCAGGTAAAGTATAAACAAAAGTTACAGGAGCTGGAGAGCGCCCATCATGACACAAGACAGGAGTAG
- a CDS encoding histidine kinase: MNIAQVDIQQLRIKHILYKSKVRSVLYGGVYDAAFFSHSGPVDTWFSTIGRVRYSQEPEMDALLKVHQELDITVNQLFGLYKGGKIEEAHEQLKSVEKSSTHFLSLLQQLEARLKVLA; the protein is encoded by the coding sequence ATGAATATAGCTCAGGTTGACATTCAGCAACTGCGGATAAAACACATCCTGTACAAGTCTAAAGTACGGTCGGTGCTTTATGGCGGAGTATACGATGCGGCATTCTTTTCGCACTCGGGCCCGGTAGATACCTGGTTCAGCACGATCGGGCGGGTGCGCTATAGCCAGGAGCCAGAGATGGACGCCCTCCTGAAAGTGCACCAGGAGCTGGACATTACCGTGAACCAGCTCTTCGGTTTGTATAAAGGAGGCAAAATAGAGGAGGCGCACGAACAGCTTAAAAGTGTGGAAAAGAGCTCCACACACTTTCTCTCGCTGCTGCAGCAGCTGGAAGCACGGCTGAAGGTGCTGGCATAA
- a CDS encoding phospho-sugar mutase, with amino-acid sequence MIETTIRQKIDAWLTGNYDQATKDEINGMLERNENEALSDAFYRDLEFGTGGLRGIMGAGSNRMNRYTLGMATQGLCNYLKHNFPNEPISVAIAHDSRNNSDVFARIAADIFSANGIKVYLFEALRPTPELSFAIRHLGCKSGVVVTASHNPKEYNGYKVYWNDGAQVTAPHDKNIIAEVNKIHSVDEVKFEPNPANIQMIGRELDEAYIQEVLRLSISQEAIKRQHDLKIVFTPLHGTGITLVPEVLQRFGFTNVHVVEEQAVPNGNFPTVVYPNPEEKEAMTLALNKAKEIDADLVLATDPDSDRVGIAVRNLKGEFVLLNGNQTGALLINYLLQAWQKAGKLTGKEFVVKTIVTTDLIKKIADSYNVTMYETLTGFKYIAEKIRALEGKEVYIGGGEESYGYMIGDFVRDKDAISACALIAEMAAVAKDNGQSLFEMMVEMYTKYGFYKEELVSFTKKGQRGAEEIQQMMADMRSNPPQTVAGSRVVEISDYKFSTRKLVLSSQENKLDLESSNVLQYLTEDGSKISARPSGTEPKIKFYISVNEPLASAADYDATEQQLSRKVAQILTDLKLK; translated from the coding sequence ATGATCGAAACAACTATACGCCAGAAAATTGACGCGTGGCTTACCGGTAACTACGACCAGGCCACCAAAGATGAAATTAACGGCATGCTGGAGCGCAACGAGAACGAAGCGCTGTCGGATGCTTTTTACCGCGACCTGGAGTTCGGCACCGGGGGCCTGCGTGGCATTATGGGGGCGGGCAGCAACCGCATGAACCGTTATACCTTGGGTATGGCTACCCAAGGTCTTTGCAATTACCTCAAGCACAACTTCCCTAACGAGCCGATCAGCGTGGCCATCGCCCACGACAGCCGCAACAACTCCGACGTGTTTGCCCGCATTGCCGCCGATATCTTCTCGGCCAACGGCATTAAAGTATACCTTTTCGAGGCGCTGCGCCCAACCCCCGAGCTTTCGTTTGCCATCCGCCACCTGGGCTGCAAAAGCGGTGTGGTGGTAACCGCCTCGCACAACCCCAAAGAGTACAACGGCTATAAAGTATACTGGAACGATGGCGCGCAGGTAACCGCACCGCACGACAAGAACATCATTGCCGAAGTAAACAAGATCCACTCGGTGGATGAAGTTAAGTTTGAGCCCAACCCCGCTAACATCCAGATGATTGGCAGGGAACTGGACGAGGCTTATATCCAAGAAGTGCTGCGCCTGTCCATTTCGCAGGAAGCTATTAAACGCCAGCACGACCTGAAGATCGTATTCACGCCGCTGCACGGCACCGGCATCACGCTGGTACCTGAAGTGCTGCAACGTTTTGGCTTTACCAACGTGCACGTGGTAGAAGAGCAGGCGGTGCCCAACGGCAACTTCCCGACCGTGGTGTACCCGAACCCGGAGGAAAAGGAAGCCATGACGCTGGCCCTGAACAAAGCCAAAGAAATTGATGCCGACCTGGTACTGGCCACTGACCCGGATTCGGACCGCGTGGGTATTGCAGTGCGCAACCTGAAAGGCGAGTTTGTGCTGCTGAACGGCAACCAAACCGGCGCGCTGCTTATCAATTACCTGCTACAGGCCTGGCAAAAAGCGGGCAAACTGACTGGCAAAGAGTTCGTGGTGAAAACCATCGTAACCACCGATCTGATCAAAAAGATTGCCGATAGCTATAATGTAACCATGTACGAAACCCTGACCGGCTTTAAGTACATTGCCGAGAAGATCCGCGCCCTGGAAGGCAAGGAAGTATACATTGGCGGCGGCGAAGAAAGCTACGGCTACATGATCGGCGATTTTGTGCGCGACAAAGATGCGATCTCGGCCTGCGCCCTGATTGCGGAGATGGCGGCCGTTGCCAAAGACAATGGCCAGAGCCTGTTCGAGATGATGGTGGAGATGTATACCAAGTATGGCTTCTACAAAGAGGAGCTGGTATCGTTCACTAAAAAAGGACAGCGCGGCGCGGAAGAAATTCAGCAGATGATGGCCGATATGCGCAGCAACCCGCCGCAGACCGTTGCCGGCTCCCGGGTAGTGGAGATCAGCGACTATAAGTTCAGCACGCGCAAACTGGTGCTCAGCAGCCAGGAGAACAAACTGGACCTGGAAAGCTCGAACGTGCTGCAATACCTGACCGAAGATGGTAGCAAGATCTCGGCACGCCCGTCGGGCACGGAGCCCAAGATCAAGTTCTATATCAGCGTAAACGAGCCGCTGGCCTCTGCCGCCGACTATGACGCCACCGAGCAGCAATTAAGCCGCAAGGTAGCGCAGATCCTCACCGACCTGAAGCTGAAATAA
- the hppD gene encoding 4-hydroxyphenylpyruvate dioxygenase, which produces MATDILPLNGTDHIEFYVGNAKQAAHFYQTAFGFKLVAYAGPETGVRDRASYVVQQEKIRLVLTTAIYPDSDIAQHVHLHGDGVKVLALWVDDAEEAFRGTVARGAKPASEPRTLTDAHGEVKLASIHTYGDTIHTFVERKNYNGVFMPGYEPRSSGVAAEPVGLKYVDHCVGNVELGRMNEWVKFYEDVMGFKLLLTFDDNDISTEYTALMSKVVSNGNGYIKFPINEPAAGKKKSQIDEYLEFYRGAGVQHIAVATDNILHTVSELRRRGVEFLRVPETYYQDLLERVGHIDEDMQDLRDLNLLVDRDDEGYLLQIFTKPVEDRPTVFFEIIQRKGARSFGKGNFKALFEAIEREQALRGNL; this is translated from the coding sequence ATGGCAACAGATATTCTGCCCCTCAACGGCACCGATCACATCGAGTTTTATGTGGGAAATGCCAAGCAGGCGGCGCACTTTTACCAGACCGCTTTCGGCTTTAAACTGGTGGCCTATGCCGGCCCTGAAACCGGCGTGCGCGACCGCGCTTCTTATGTCGTGCAGCAGGAAAAAATACGCCTGGTGCTGACAACCGCTATTTACCCGGATTCTGACATTGCACAACATGTGCACCTGCACGGCGATGGGGTAAAAGTACTGGCCCTTTGGGTGGATGACGCCGAAGAAGCGTTCCGTGGTACGGTAGCCCGCGGCGCCAAACCAGCTAGCGAGCCACGGACATTAACCGATGCGCATGGCGAAGTGAAATTGGCTTCTATCCATACTTATGGCGACACCATCCATACGTTTGTGGAGCGCAAAAACTATAACGGCGTGTTTATGCCCGGCTACGAGCCACGTTCGTCCGGGGTGGCCGCAGAACCGGTGGGCCTCAAGTATGTAGACCACTGTGTGGGCAACGTGGAGCTGGGCCGCATGAACGAGTGGGTGAAGTTCTATGAAGATGTAATGGGCTTCAAACTGCTCCTCACATTCGATGATAACGATATCAGCACCGAGTATACCGCCCTGATGTCGAAAGTGGTATCGAACGGCAACGGCTACATCAAATTCCCGATAAATGAACCGGCAGCCGGCAAAAAGAAATCGCAGATAGATGAGTACCTGGAGTTTTACCGCGGCGCCGGCGTACAGCACATTGCGGTTGCCACCGATAATATCCTGCACACGGTAAGTGAGCTGCGCCGCCGGGGCGTGGAGTTCCTGCGCGTGCCCGAAACCTATTACCAGGATCTACTGGAGCGCGTCGGCCACATCGACGAAGACATGCAGGATTTGAGAGACCTGAACCTGCTGGTAGACCGCGACGACGAAGGCTACCTGCTGCAGATCTTCACCAAGCCGGTGGAAGACCGCCCGACCGTTTTCTTTGAGATCATCCAGCGCAAAGGAGCCCGCTCGTTTGGCAAAGGTAATTTCAAAGCCCTGTTCGAGGCCATCGAGCGCGAGCAGGCGCTGCGCGGAAACCTTTAA
- a CDS encoding KUP/HAK/KT family potassium transporter, protein MSNTNTRAVTGAGLLVALGIIYGDIGTSPLYVMKAIVGNRPISQVLVYGGISCVFWTLTLQTTVKYVILTLQADNNGEGGIFSLYTLIRRRATWLVIPAMIGGAALLADGIITPPISVASAIEGLRILYPHLPTVPIVIAIITGIFLLQSFGTQVVGKIFGPVMLLWFSMLGILGAASILYHPAVLHALNPMFAYELLVNYPGGFWLLGAVFLCTTGAEALYSDLGHCGRPNIRVSWIFVKTCLLLNYFGQGAWLMQQEGERVQTNPFYGLMPGWFLLIGISIATVAAIIASQALISGSFTLISEATRLNLWPKVKIMFPTNLQGQLFVPSINRLLWIGCVGIVLHFRESANMEAAYGLAITLAMISTTILLSYFLYARVKVAGIAIMVFCFYLLLEGSFLFANLEKFPHGGWVSLLMASLLLSVMYVWIKAFDIKRRLTEDVRLKKYLPALKELSTDKSVPKYATHLIYMTSAQHPREIESKIMYSIFQKRPKRADIYWFLHVNTTDSPYTMEYKVRIIEPADVVRIDFMLGFRVEQRINLFFRKVVEELVRQGEVDITSRYESLSRHNVIGDFRFVVLEKFLSYENDLPFKEQRIMEMYYFIKQFLPSETEWFGLDTSDVTVEKVPIIIRPVDLPELKRIK, encoded by the coding sequence ATGAGCAATACCAATACCAGGGCCGTTACCGGAGCAGGATTACTCGTTGCGCTGGGTATTATTTATGGTGATATCGGGACCTCCCCGCTTTACGTGATGAAGGCCATTGTAGGCAACAGGCCAATTAGCCAGGTGCTGGTGTATGGAGGCATTTCATGTGTTTTCTGGACGCTTACGCTGCAGACTACCGTAAAGTATGTCATCTTAACCCTGCAAGCCGACAACAACGGGGAAGGGGGCATTTTCTCGCTGTATACCCTGATCCGGCGGCGGGCTACCTGGCTGGTGATCCCGGCCATGATCGGCGGCGCCGCTTTGCTGGCTGACGGCATCATTACGCCTCCTATTTCGGTGGCTTCTGCTATAGAAGGCTTGCGTATTCTTTATCCCCATCTGCCAACCGTGCCCATCGTGATAGCCATCATTACGGGTATTTTCCTGTTGCAAAGCTTTGGCACCCAGGTGGTGGGTAAAATATTCGGGCCGGTTATGTTGTTGTGGTTCAGTATGCTGGGCATTTTGGGAGCCGCCTCCATCCTGTACCACCCGGCTGTCCTGCATGCTTTAAACCCCATGTTTGCTTACGAGCTGCTGGTAAACTACCCGGGCGGCTTCTGGCTATTAGGGGCTGTATTTCTGTGCACCACCGGAGCCGAAGCCTTGTACTCCGACCTGGGGCATTGCGGCAGGCCCAACATTCGGGTTAGCTGGATATTTGTGAAAACCTGTTTGCTGCTGAATTATTTTGGGCAGGGCGCCTGGCTAATGCAGCAGGAGGGAGAACGCGTGCAAACCAACCCCTTTTATGGGCTGATGCCCGGCTGGTTCCTGCTGATCGGGATCAGCATTGCTACCGTGGCCGCCATCATTGCCAGCCAGGCGCTTATCAGCGGGTCTTTCACCCTGATCAGCGAGGCAACGCGACTGAATCTCTGGCCCAAGGTCAAAATTATGTTCCCTACCAACCTGCAGGGGCAGCTCTTTGTACCAAGTATAAACAGGCTCTTATGGATCGGCTGTGTGGGCATCGTGCTACACTTCCGGGAGTCGGCTAACATGGAAGCGGCATATGGCCTGGCTATTACGCTGGCCATGATCTCAACTACCATTCTGTTAAGTTACTTCCTCTATGCCAGAGTGAAAGTGGCGGGCATTGCGATCATGGTCTTTTGCTTTTATTTGCTGCTGGAAGGCTCGTTTCTCTTTGCCAACCTCGAAAAGTTTCCGCACGGTGGCTGGGTTTCGCTCCTGATGGCTAGCCTTTTGCTCAGTGTGATGTATGTCTGGATCAAAGCCTTCGATATTAAGCGCCGGCTAACCGAAGATGTCCGCTTAAAAAAGTACCTGCCCGCCCTCAAGGAGCTAAGCACAGATAAATCGGTGCCCAAGTATGCCACCCACCTGATCTACATGACAAGTGCGCAGCATCCACGGGAAATAGAAAGCAAGATCATGTATTCTATATTTCAGAAGAGGCCGAAGCGGGCTGATATTTACTGGTTTTTGCATGTCAACACCACCGACAGCCCTTATACCATGGAATACAAGGTCCGGATCATCGAACCTGCCGACGTGGTGCGCATTGATTTTATGCTGGGCTTCCGGGTAGAACAGCGCATTAACCTGTTTTTCCGCAAAGTGGTCGAGGAACTTGTACGCCAGGGCGAAGTAGATATTACCAGCCGCTACGAATCGCTCAGCCGGCATAATGTAATTGGTGATTTCCGGTTTGTCGTGCTCGAGAAATTCCTTTCCTACGAAAATGACCTACCTTTTAAAGAGCAGCGCATCATGGAGATGTATTATTTCATAAAGCAATTCTTACCCTCCGAAACCGAATGGTTCGGGCTGGACACCAGCGATGTGACCGTGGAGAAAGTACCCATCATTATCAGACCTGTCGATCTGCCGGAGCTTAAACGCATCAAGTAG
- a CDS encoding glyoxalase, whose product MTYQPKALRPFVGAKDYQESREFYRALAFEEVILNDKMSLFKVSETLSFYLQDYYVEEWVNNSMVSLEVDDIAKCAAELQGKNLQQQYKGVRFTEIKLQDWGKEFFMNDPSGVLWHFCEFNN is encoded by the coding sequence ATGACCTACCAGCCAAAAGCACTTCGCCCGTTTGTGGGCGCAAAAGATTACCAGGAATCACGGGAATTCTACCGCGCCCTTGCCTTTGAGGAAGTTATACTTAATGACAAGATGAGCCTGTTTAAGGTATCTGAAACGCTAAGCTTTTATTTGCAGGACTATTATGTGGAAGAGTGGGTAAATAATTCGATGGTGTCGTTGGAAGTAGACGACATTGCAAAATGCGCGGCAGAACTGCAGGGAAAAAATTTGCAGCAGCAATACAAAGGCGTACGGTTTACAGAAATCAAGCTTCAGGATTGGGGTAAAGAGTTCTTTATGAATGACCCATCCGGGGTGTTATGGCATTTTTGTGAGTTTAACAACTAG
- a CDS encoding TolC family protein, protein MYKKLVYQSLGVAFAALTFSACKTPAVVEKTVNTPVPASYNNSQDTTNTAQVQWKQYFTDPYLSALIDTALQHNQELNITLQEIEVAKNEVRATKGEYLPAVGVRGAAGVDKVARYTNIGAMEANTNIDRDKEMPEPLPDFLVGAYATWEVDIWNKLHNANKAAVARYLSSVEGKNFMVTNLVSEIANSYYELLALDNQLAIVQQNIGIQTNALETVKLQKQAAKVTELAVRKFEAELLSTQSLQYEIAQKITETENRLNFLLGRYPQPIQRSTQPLIDMVPERMQAGIPAQLLQNRPDIKQAELDLAAARLDVKVAKARFYPSIGITAGIGFQAFNPSYLIKSPESLLYSLAGDLTAPLINRNAIKATYFSANAKQIQAVYNYERAVLNAYIEVANQLARNQNLAKSYDLKARQVEALTQSISISNDLFRSARADYMEVLLTQRDALESKFELIETKMQQMSARVTIYRALGGGWN, encoded by the coding sequence ATGTATAAAAAACTAGTATACCAAAGCCTTGGAGTTGCGTTTGCTGCGCTAACTTTCTCGGCTTGTAAAACGCCCGCTGTCGTTGAGAAAACAGTAAACACACCGGTTCCTGCGAGTTACAACAACTCGCAGGATACCACCAATACCGCACAGGTGCAGTGGAAACAGTATTTTACTGATCCTTACCTGAGTGCCCTGATCGATACGGCCCTGCAGCACAACCAGGAGCTGAACATCACCTTGCAGGAAATCGAGGTTGCTAAAAACGAAGTAAGGGCCACGAAAGGTGAGTACCTGCCCGCGGTGGGCGTGCGCGGGGCAGCCGGCGTAGATAAGGTGGCCCGGTATACCAACATTGGCGCCATGGAGGCGAACACCAACATAGACCGGGATAAAGAAATGCCCGAGCCCCTCCCCGATTTCCTGGTGGGCGCCTATGCTACGTGGGAGGTGGATATCTGGAACAAGCTGCACAATGCAAATAAAGCAGCGGTGGCCCGGTACCTGTCGTCGGTAGAGGGGAAAAACTTTATGGTGACCAACCTGGTGTCTGAGATCGCCAACTCCTACTATGAATTACTGGCCCTCGACAACCAACTGGCTATTGTGCAGCAGAACATCGGCATTCAGACCAACGCCCTGGAAACCGTAAAGCTGCAGAAGCAGGCTGCCAAGGTAACGGAGCTGGCTGTGCGCAAGTTTGAGGCGGAGCTGCTCAGCACGCAGAGCCTGCAGTATGAGATCGCGCAAAAGATCACTGAAACGGAGAACAGGCTCAACTTCCTGCTGGGCCGCTACCCGCAACCTATCCAGCGCAGCACACAGCCTTTGATCGACATGGTGCCCGAACGCATGCAGGCCGGCATACCGGCGCAACTGTTGCAGAACCGCCCCGACATCAAACAGGCTGAACTGGATCTGGCTGCGGCCAGGCTGGATGTAAAAGTAGCTAAAGCGCGGTTTTATCCGTCCATTGGCATCACGGCAGGCATCGGCTTCCAGGCATTTAACCCGTCTTACCTGATCAAGTCGCCCGAGTCGTTGCTATACTCGCTGGCTGGGGACTTAACTGCCCCGCTCATCAACCGGAATGCCATTAAGGCAACGTACTTCAGCGCCAACGCAAAGCAGATACAGGCAGTTTACAACTACGAACGCGCCGTGCTGAATGCGTACATCGAGGTGGCCAATCAGCTCGCCAGGAACCAGAACCTGGCGAAAAGCTACGACTTAAAAGCCCGGCAGGTGGAGGCACTTACCCAATCAATTTCGATCTCAAACGACCTTTTCCGTTCGGCCAGGGCCGACTATATGGAGGTGCTCCTGACCCAGCGCGATGCTCTGGAATCGAAGTTTGAGTTGATCGAAACCAAAATGCAGCAGATGAGCGCCCGGGTTACTATTTACCGGGCCTTGGGTGGTGGATGGAATTAA